The genome window cgagtacctaggtacctaaatacctaaataaaactcTTGTTATATTCTTACTTATCTCATCGATCGTATTCCCTTCGTGTTGGCGCGTctacatatttttagggttccgtacccaaagggtaaaaacgggaccctattactaagactccgctatccgtccgtccgtccgtccgtccgtccgtccgtccgtccgtccgtccgtccgtctgtcaccaggctgtatctcacgaaccgtaatagctagacagttgaaattttcacagatgatgtatttctgttgccgctataacaacaaacactaaaaacagaataaaataaagatttaagtggggctcccatacaacaaacgtgatttttgaccgaagttaagcaacgtcgggcggggtcagtacttggatgggtgaccgtttttttgcttgttttgctttttgttgatggtgcggaaccctccgtgcgcgagtccgactcgcacttggctggtttttttttgtaagtattgtGGATATATGCGCCTATAATAATACCAACTTGTACTAGAAGTGTAAGTAAATTCTTTCGGAATATGAGCATTTTAGAGTTCTAGTTGATTTGAAAATGTAGGCTGTGGGTACTCCCTTCATTTCGATGATAATATcggtacctaggtaggtataatatatgctAACATGGAGTGAGCTTCATTTTCCGACTTGCAGTGGGGAGTCACCAAAGTCTCATCGATCAAAAAAAGTTTCcatttttccttttgagatacgcaaccctaaaaaacacatcGAATTTAATCTCCATAAATAATCGATAGATGTGCTAAGAACAAATAcctagtaagtaggtagtaattAACCTACCTACAGTCTGTGTAAGCAAAAAACAGGCAGTAGGTAATTTATTAAAAGGATGTGGACGTGGTAAATATATGGTTAGTTTTTTCGCGTTCGTTTACATCTTAATGAACTAAGTGGTGTTTGTCATTGTCAACCTGAACTTGTTTGGGATCGAAGTACTACCTAGGTGCGAGTTTTTATCATTTACTTAGCACCCATGGTACCTGCCTCTGTCATGGCTCACAACGTAAGTAAACATCGCGCAGTCAACAATTGAGACTGATGTTTGATTTaaggattattattattataatcggGTATCGAGATTTTTTGGCCTTCCTAACTGCAGGGCCTCGTACTGTCATTTTATTCCCCCCTACAAGCTATATATCCGCCTTATGTCGCCAATTACTGTATCTCTATGCGAATGACCGTTGATATCCCCTCGATGTTGTTACAATAAGAATTATACATCCTTAATTGTAAAAGCTGTTGTCttaataacatttttctactccagcacttaaatgtgtcaattaaatgactgacagtgatatctaaagcaatgtcatttgaatgatttgtctataggctcataagatgactgctagcagtcatcttatgagtataatacaactgctttattttttttaaagatacaagttccgatcatcttgattgaaagaggtatgttttcatttacaataataactcttttttttttttaaataataactcaattttttttaaataataactcttttttttaataataactcttttttttttttttttttttgttttttgctgcagctgtcatagaaaaagtaatgtatgcaacagctcataattggttcttaaaattctcgggtctttttttacaaaactcgactacgtctcgttttgtaacttcgacccttgaattttaagaacccttattatatcactgttgcataaactactattagccACACATTTTCTTTTTGCTTTACTATCACTACACCATATAAAACAAGGCCCGACGCGTCTATCTGTCGGTCAATCTGTTCGCGATAAGCTCAAAAAGTACCGTAATTCTTGAGGAAAgtgtaggtgtataatttgttaaggttttttgtaacccgtgcgaagccggggcatgTCGCTagttatgtatgtacctacctatacttagtCCACCTACTACTAATGCACGAATGGTTGTCGATCTAAGCTAGGGACGGATAGTGAGACGAGTGGGCGGTTCCTAATTAACtaatagtaggtatatgtatcttGTGGATCCTTCAAAACTTCCAAGCCACAATGAATTAATATCCTCGCTCTTtaaaatttaggtacctatacttaaatCGGGTAATGTGACTAAATTAATTTGTTCCTGCTGTCATGACTATTGAAATAGTTTTGCGAGGCTTCTGTTTGaaggtacgagtaggtaggtatataaattgaTTGCTAGATTAATAGTAATTATACAATGATAAAAAAGATATTCGATGTCAGACAAGTAGTTAATGGCCGATGATAGGAATCCCCTTTGATTATACATATCAGTTTTTGAttatcataatatttttataagataACCACACGCTTTTACACAAAATATGCGTTCAATAGAAGCCACCTCAAAGACAATGGTTTTatacaataacttttaaaactacatttgttttcAGAGGCCGGGGATATCGCAGACATACCGCTGTACCTAGCCGCCCTCATAATGTGCGCCGGTTTCTTCATGATGTATTTAATCGAAGAACTAGTACACGTGTACATCAACAGTAGAGAGAACAAGACTGCGAACACTAGCTTCACTAGAGTCCTTAGTATTAGGAGGACAAGTGCGCCAAATGCGCCGGAACCATTGAAGGAGATTAACGTACCGAAGAGTCATGGACATGGGCACAGTCACCAACCTCTGGTGTCTGGAGACGATCCTGTGACGCAGACCCTGAGGGGGCTCTTGATAGTGTTGGCGCTGTCGATCCATGAGCTCTTTGAAGGATTGGCTGTCGGACTGGAAGCTTCTGCAGCTAATGTGTGGTAGGTATAAATAATGAATTCgtaaaaatacctatttatagatAGGCAAATACCTAATAACtgcagcatagactaggaatcctctagactgagcatagtaacgctaccccctttgccacttatacggtagttttactctatGTTCGAGTCAATccagtgccgtgattggtccgtgtctttgaacggaccaatcacggcacgggattcgctcacctcgtccccccgcacccccttatttttggcagcatcggtttcatgaaataattgctctaaactcagtctatgAACTGCAGCTACTGATATGTCTGTTTTGCTGTGCTAGCTTAAAAATAGAATCATGGCTAAGGCAACATGACAGTGGCAGCTGAGTGGTGAGCGAGGTCAAAGATAAGCAACGAAAACGAATAGTAAGAGGtaggtacagcgagctgcaaaattttGCGGCTGGGTGTACATCCGTAGTTCGCTTCCGGATCTTTCTATTTCACCATTTGAACTTCAATACCtgctaatagtttttttagtGCCTATGCGTTTCATATACTTACACTAGACAAGACTCCTTTCATTTGTTTCTCTATTACATATCCGTTCTTGACGCAACGCATTCAAAGCAAATGTAGCTGTCAAccttttataattatgtttgtatgtaggtatgtatgtagttgTAGACTGCGAACAACTGGACAAGTGTAGTGCAGTCGTCTACCTACGCTAATACGATACGAGGTCCTGTTTATTTGTAGAACAAGATACATAGGTAGGCCTACATACGCTACACGCTACATGAGAGCATTCGGTGAAGGTTGTTTATTTGCCTTGCACTCATTAAGTCTGTAAATCCTTATATTTAAATGACGACGATGCGTTAAATTAGTTTAggggaaattttcaaaataaatgtcTAGTTATTTTGTATAGCTTACCTGCAAGGAATTTGCACtagtttcttttaaataaagacGATTAAcgtaaatatatgtctttgacGTCGATTTAACGTGTTTGTATTTCTGAGTGTAAAACACTTGTTCACATATTACCCGCaacaataaaaatcataaacttTCATGACTTTAAACAAAAGATTGTAATTCTATGCCCCCACTTAGTTGTACCTATGTGTTAATGTAAGTCTCAATTTGTCATCATATTTTACAAGGCGCTTGGCTTATTAGCCATAGACTATTGTCCatagatacataattattaaaagtaaaaccAAGCACAGATGTtctcctgtacggatatgatggtcgttcttgtctacgtgacagcgtgataaaacggtgtccgtcactttctttcccacggtgttaaacagtgacagttattttatcacgtggataaagatggataaagctatccataataggctggctgccagcctattatggatagctttatccatctttatccacgtgataaaataactgtcactgtttaacaccgtgggaaagaaagtgacggacaccgttttatcacgctgtcacgtagacaagaacgaccatcatatccgtactggttgaATCTATCGATAAATCTCAGATTAGCACAGGATGTGTATATAAGTTTTAGTTAAATCCAATTGATTCGCAACTCtagtataaaaaccggccaagtgcgagtcggactcgcgcacggagggttccgcaccatcaacaaaaaatagagcaaaacaagcaaaaaaaacggtcacccatccaagtactgaccccgcccgatgttgcttaacttcggtcaaaatcacgtttgttgtatgggagccccacttaaatctttattttattctgtttttagtatttgttgttatagcggcaacagaaatacatcatctgtgaaaatttaaactgtctagctatcacggttcgtgagatacagcctgatgacagacggacggacggacggacggacagcggagtcttagtaatagggtcccgttttgaccctttgggtacggaaccctaaaaatgattgcTCTATGTTCCACATAAAGGATTCGTCATGAAAAATGTCAGTACCTATCTAGAAACAAATGCTTCAATTAACTTTTTgatgaccgccaaagacgtcaacttcATACGCGCGCCGCTACAACCCAAATACCAAACTTCGTGCCAACAAGGTTCACGCGGCGCACACGACATGCCTGGCATTCAGAGGTTTCAAAATGATAAAGTGGTAATCTGCCCAATTTATTTCAGGTACATGTTCGGCGCGGTCTCAGCTCACAAGTACATCATCGCCTTCTGCATCGGCGTGGAGCTCATAGCGGCTGGCACCAAGCGTTGGCTGTCTTTGGTCTACATCTTCACGTTCTCCTTCGTGTCTGGACTGGGTATCGGCGTTGGGATCCTGCTGGTCGGCGGTGCTGGCGCGGCTGAGGCCGGACTCTACTCCGTTATACTGCAGGTATgtacagggccggattaagcatgtcggggcccctaggcagtgcaatgctcggggcccccttaggcccttacaatcaattctgcatacataatattcatttttcagttcagggaagtaagtttgtggttttaatttcaacctacAGGTGTCgcttgagccgatccgaacatgccgagcgatgtctttttcgctcttattgcgtggacataaagcttttttctatcagtttttgcggATCCTTTTTGCGtcgtgtggggagagccctttttttctcaataggtagttcAATActgtgcgaggctgaacagcgattgtccgaccataataccatacgccgagccacataattaaaattaacgtaataataaagatattccataggtttaaattactattcattcaccagtcaagttagcatgtaggtacagggtcaaccagaaaagtagcaaaaaatcgcgagcgcagcgagcgcgaaattttttgttaaaaaattgtgaaagcgtgttaaaaaggccgggccgggcctaaaaatctgaagttccccagtgagcctagctttcatgcgaggtcaaagccgtgcttcaggataagctcagctagagcacagacgccaaccaatgtccattgaattaaaaagcgagaccgcaggccgagcttggcgcagcgaggccaaaggctaatataagctgaagaagaggagatttggaagacaaaccaaaaatggaggtaaaaagtgaggctgaaggtcgagctcagcaatcttcacattacttaacaagcccgaagcgtacttataaccagcgaggtgagctttcatgcgaggcaaaaggccaagcttcttaaatcaatgtttatatttgttaaaaaacgacgccgaaggtcgaactgtaagaaagcagcgctctgacacgaaccaatcgtcaaatgttactcgacaataatatgtgcaagagttactcggagatgaggtattaggccctcgggagcctgaaaatctagctcgatattacagactttaaatctataaaataacataatttacataatcatctaatgattgtgtatccgagaaactgatattggacattaagtaggtataaatatttaggtacaataaaaacaatatttagagttagaccaagaaaagtctgcagcgattttgatagcccacgcagtgcaagtgtcattttaaacgtcaaacttctatgaatttatgacgtgtaaataacacttgcactgcgtgggctatcgaaatcgctgcagacttttctcggtttgactctatgaattttggccatatgaaacaaatattgtttttggcgcgcgcggggccgccggggccccctagctgaggcggggccccctagccgaggcggggcccataggcagttgcctactctgacttagggttaatccggccctgagtaTGTATCAAGCCCCGTAAGGAATAAATCTTCCTAGTTATGCTATAGACGATACATAACAGAAGACCGTGCTAATATAATAGAAAATGCTTGGAGGTGAGGAGTTACAAGATAGAACAGGACACATTTAGAGGGTAATGAATCTTGCAAAGAAGTTCTTAAGTGcctacctaaactaaataagtaTGGGCGAGCTTCATACTTCTCTAGTTTAGGCAACTGGTCTACGTTTTTAGACTACAATTATTACCTACGGAACTGCGAAAGACTAgcaatacctaataaaataagtacattattttaatttttcacgGATGCCTGCCCCTGTGATTCATGCGCCTCAGCGAAACGAATTTGATTGTCTACCAAGTGACAACTCTGCACGTGTAAGATTAGTAAAGGAAACTTATGTCACTACATTGTATGTGCGATAGGATGTTGAGTGAAGTGGAAGTATTCAACatgtattaggtattaatttaattactaatgAGGACTCAAGATAACAGTGCAAATATATTCTGCCGGCGATTGACCCTCATCAttgtcttcctcgcgttatcccggcatttgtAAAAAATGATTTGTCAATAAATATCGAGAAATAAAGGTACTAAATTTCAAGTGCCTCTTAATATTCAAGATGTAGGTATATAGATATGAAATACGTGGTGCTACTGGTGATAGTCATACATATCGTTAGGTCTTTTATttacgtaagtacttaaaatTCTTGAAACAGACACTAGAAATAAGTGGCAGGTACTTTTGTATCTTTATCATCTCAGGCATTAGGCCTTTT of Cydia amplana chromosome 17, ilCydAmpl1.1, whole genome shotgun sequence contains these proteins:
- the LOC134655909 gene encoding zinc transporter ZIP1-like gives rise to the protein MNVTMATDVIMTSEGMDGVLRAKIITMVTLFFVSMLFGCMPMLISLKFDWFTKNTGSDVRTSNQFVMGLLAFGGGVLFATTFMHLLPEVDLNIQLLQEAGDIADIPLYLAALIMCAGFFMMYLIEELVHVYINSRENKTANTSFTRVLSIRRTSAPNAPEPLKEINVPKSHGHGHSHQPLVSGDDPVTQTLRGLLIVLALSIHELFEGLAVGLEASAANVWYMFGAVSAHKYIIAFCIGVELIAAGTKRWLSLVYIFTFSFVSGLGIGVGILLVGGAGAAEAGLYSVILQGLACGTLMYVVFFEVWRQDRSGILQFVCSVLGFVVMVSLELVVELFVVPD